A single genomic interval of Helianthus annuus cultivar XRQ/B chromosome 6, HanXRQr2.0-SUNRISE, whole genome shotgun sequence harbors:
- the LOC110944442 gene encoding uncharacterized protein LOC110944442, whose amino-acid sequence MREFFAYRIQDRHNKFSLILNARSLKNVQEVGQSDLSHTGQPVILPSSFTGGSRYMMQNYLDAMALCRNYGYPDFFITITCNPKWPEIVRFIGDSSIKPEDRPDILCRLFKMKLDELITDLKQKKIFGDINAVVYTVEFQKRGLPHAHICLFMKADHKLPTVEHIDPFISAEIPDKNEDPELYSLVSDFMIHGPCGHANKKCPCMVGNRCSKNFPKKFLESTSIDSDGFPVYRRRDSGHTVVKKGVTLDNRSVVPYNKKLLKRYQAHINVEWCNQAGSIKYLFKYINKGPDRATVAVFDSDRGPDEEIPKDEIKEYYEARYVSACEASWRIFANEVHYRYPSVMRLPFHLPGQQNVVFSCDDDIEDVLHKPQVNSSIFLEWMKMNNSKPEARQLTYVQFPSKYVWKLKDRCWQPRQNYVVIGRIYSASPSLGEAYYLRILLTKVKGPRSFEEIRTYEGVVYPTFRDACYARGLLDDDNEYIECIKESSFTGNAHYLRSLFGTLLLSNTLSRPEVVWEKTWELMSEDILYNMRKDSGMSGFVVSDERLKNITLTKIEKFLLRNGSSLHRFSTMPYPDDDYLMTESNRLINEELSFDIDELRGEFNNLHSSLNEDQRAVYNEIMHAVRSGKGGVFFVYGYGGTGKTFLWKTLGASIRSTGQIVINVASSGIASLLLSRGRTAHSRFHIPINLNEDSVCHIKPNTEVANLLNQAKLIIWDEAPMVHKHAFEALDRTMKDVLSVFDSRNSELPFGGKAIVFGGDFRQILPVVQNGSRQDIVNASLCSSHIWSHCKVLKLTTNMRLSVGSSTSNIEEINQFGKWLLEIGEGNVGHSNDGDSHIELPDHLLITDENDPIQALIDFVYPSVLDHFKDRHYFSEKAILAPKNEVVHDINDRLLELFPGEEVEYLSSDSLCPTEDINDPLHQDLYNPDVLNSVKVSGLPNHRLVLKLGVPVMLLRNIDQQNGLCNGTCLQITRLGKRVIEAEILSGSNVGSRTYIPRISMIPSDKKIPFKFQRRQFPITVCFAMTINKSQGQSLSRVGLYLRDPVFSHGQLYVALSRVKTKDGVKVLIFDKDGRPTNKTANVVYKEIFGKL is encoded by the exons ATGAGGGAGTTTTTTGCTTATAGAATTCAAGATAGACATAACAAGTTTTCTCTAATTCTTAATGCAAGAAG TCTTAAAAATGTTCAAGAGGTTGGTCAGAGTGATTTGAGTCATACCGGACAACCTGTTATATTACCGTCATCGTTTACTGGTGGTTCTCGATACATGATGCAAAACTATTTGGATGCTATGGCGTTATGTCGGAATTATGGGTATCCTGATTTCTTTATCACTATCACATGTAATCCGAAATGGCCTGAAATTGTTAGATTTATCGGTGACTCATCAATTAAGCCAGAAGACAGACCTGACATACTTTGTCGATTGTTTAAGATGAAACTCGATGAATTGATAACTGATTTgaagcaaaaaaaaatttttggtgaTATTAATGCAG tTGTTTACACAGTTGAGTTTCAAAAGCGTGGATTGCCACATGCACACATTTGCTTATTTATGAAAGCTGATCATAAGCTTCCTACGGTTGAACACATTGATCCATTTATCTCAGCTGAAATTCCGGATAAAAACGAGGATCCTGAGTTGTATTCTCTTGTGAGTGACTTTATGATTCATGGTCCTTGTGGACATGCCAACAAGAAATGTCCATGCATGGTTGGGAACCGTTGTTCTAAGAATTTTCCAAAGAAGTTTTTGGAATCCACTTCCATTGATTCTGATGGATTTCCCGTTTATAGGAGAAGAGATTCTGGTCACACGGTTGTGAAGAAGGGTGTTACTTTGGACAATAGGAGCGTAGTTCCATACAACAAAAAGCTTCTAAAAAGGTATCAGGCGCACATCAACGTCGAGTGGTGCAATCAGGCGGGTTCAATTAAgtatttgtttaaatatattaataaaggaCCTGATCGAGCCACGGTAGCTGTTTTTGATTCAGACAGAGGTCCAGATGAGGAGATCCCAAAAGATGAAATTAAAGAATATTACGAAGCTAGATATGTTTCCGCATGTGAAGCAAGCTGGAGAATATTTGCCAACGAGGTTCATTATAGGTATCCTTCTGTCATGAGATTACCTTTTCATCTACCAGGACAACAAAATGTTGTATTTAGTTGTGACGACGATATTGAGGATGTCTTACACAAACCTCAAGTAAATTCTTCGATTTTCTTAGAATGGATGAAGATGAACAATTCTAAGCCTGAAGCAAGACAACTTACATATGTTCAGTTTCCTTCAAAATATGTGTGGAAGTTAAAAGATCGTTGCTGGCAGCCACGTCAAAATTATGTTGTTATTGGGAGAATATATTCTGCGTCTCCTTCTCTTGGTGAGGCTTATTATCTAAGAATTCTTCTTACCAAGGTTAAAGGACCAAGATCATTTGAAGAAATCAGAACATATGAAGGTGTTGTTTATCCTACTTTTAGGGATGCGTGTTATGCACGTGGCCTGTTAGATGATGACAATGAATATATCGAGTGTATTAAAGAATCCAGTTTCACTGGTAACGCTCATTATCTTCGTTCTTTGTTTGGAACACTACTTTTGTCTAATACTCTTTCAAGACCCGAAGTTGTTTGGGAGAAAACGTGGGAGCTAATGTCCGAGGACATTTTATACAATATGCGTAAAGATAGTGGCATGAgcg GATTCGTTGTATCAGATGAACGTTTAAAGAATATAACATTGACCAAGATCGAAAAATTTCTTCTTCGTAATGGATCCAGCTTGCACAGGTTCTCAACGATGCCTTATCCTGATGATGACTATCTAATGACCGAGAGCAACCGTTTGATAAACGAGGAGCTTTCGTTTGACATTGATGAACTTAGGGGTGAGTTCAATAATCTGCACAGCTCTCTAAACGAAGATCAAAGAGCAGTGTATAATGAAATTATGCATGCTGTTAGAAGTGGAAAGGGGGGTGTGTTTTTTGTTTACGGTTATGGTGGTACGGGCAAGACTTTTTTGTGGAAAACTTTAGGTGCATCCATTAGATCCACTGGACAGATTGTTATTAATGTTGCTTCAAGTGGTATTGCATCTTTGTTGCTATCACGAGGTCGTACTGCCCATTCACGATTTCATATTCCTATTAATCTCAACGAAGATTCGGTCTGCCATATCAAGCCTAATACTGAAGTCGCTAATCTTCTAAACCAAGCCAAGTTGATTATTTGGGATGAGGCACCGATGGTACACAAACATGCTTTTGAGGCTCTTGATCGTACAATGAAGGATGTTTTGAGTGTATTTGATTCACGAAATTCAGAACTTCCATTTGGTGGAAAAGCTATTGTCTTTGGTGGTGACTTTAGACAAATCCTACCGGTTGTACAAAATGGAAGCAGGCAAGATATTGTAAACGCATCTTTATGTTCATCCCATATCTGGTCCCATTGCAAGGTGTTAAAGTTGACAACAAACATGCGTTTATCGGTAGGATCCAGTACCTCAAACATCGAGGAAATAAATCAATTTGGTAAATGGCTTTTAGAGATTGGCGAAGGCAATGTTGGTCATTCTAACGATGGTGATTCACATATTGAATTACCTGATCATCTTTTGATAACTGATGAGAATGATCCGATTCAGGCTTTGATTGACTTTGTATATCCTTCAGTTTTGGATCATTTTAAAGACCGTCACTACTTTTCTGAAAAAGCTATACTCGCTCCTAAGAATGAAGTTGTTCATGATATAAATGATCGTTTGCTTGAATTGTTTCCGGGTGAAGAGGTAGAGTATCTTAGCTCTGATAGTTTATGTCCTACTGAGGATATTAATGATCCGTTACATCAAGATTTATATAATCCGGATGTGTTAAATAGTGTGAAAGTTTCTGGATTACCAAATCATAGATTGGTATTGAAATTGGGTGTTCCGGTAATGCTTTTGAGGAATATTGACCAGCAAAACGGTTTGTGCAATGGTACGTGTCTTCAAATCACACGTCTTGGTAAACGTGTTATCGAGGCTGAGATATTATCTGGAAGTAATGTCGGTTCAAGAACTTACATCCCAAGAATTAGCATGATACCATCTGACAAAAAAATACCCTTCAAGTTTCAACGAAGGCAGTTTCCAATAACCGTATGTTTTGCGATGACTATTAACAAAAGTCAAGGACAATCTCTATCCAGAGTTGGTCTATACCTTAGAGATCCCGTGTTCTCACATGGTCAGCTTTATGTTGCTTTGTCGAGAGTAAAGACTAAGGATGGCGTTAAGGTTCTAATATTCGACAAAGATGGGAGACCAACAAACAAAACTGCAAACGTTGTTTACAAAGAAATTTTTGGGAAATTGTAG
- the LOC110864841 gene encoding uncharacterized protein LOC110864841, translating to MEQQQQLEPHNQKLQQTLIGILKAADLDIETELSVRKQAEKLLGVQLSDLASKRLVRRIVESYLLSTPPADEVPEDKDKVEDVQTEKVPVDDRNIASDDDCRSIICRLSGKSRVSIEKLGGTKVVAISEYYKKQGNITSGKGITLNPDEWSAFCSSFTDIEEAITKMESKMRDNGNGKKQTEPGPSNPSNRPAYEADTCHPLIPIATARFTGKNYYCWRRQMEFFLNQVKIFYVLVTPCPKFPVAVEASFEEINRSKSHAQKWINDDYICRHTILNSLSDHLFDQYSVKTLNAKELWDDLNSSYADDYGTNTSHVNNYINFQMVDGVSVLEQVHELHRIADIISTSGTAIDEKFHVGVIISKLPPSWKHIQTKLMQQECLTLDNLVYMLKDEEDSRSQQKRVNGSRKKDMRKVCFGCHQEGHLRRDCPLTKSGNIDRNNQ from the exons atggaacaacaacaacaactcgaACCTCACAACCAAAAACTCCAACAAACACTAATCGGAATCCTCAAAGCTGCCGATTTAGATATCGAAACCGAGCTCTCCGTTCGAAAACAGGCCGAAAAACTCCTTGGAGTCCAACTCTCCGATCTCGCTAGCAAGCGGCTCGTTAGACGAATCGTTGAGTCGTATTTGCTCTCTACTCCTCCGGCCGATGAAGTTCCAGAAGATAAAGATAAGGTTGAAGATGTGCAGACGGAGAAAGTTCCGGTTGATGATCGAAACATTGCGTCTGATGATGATTGCAGAAGTATTATCTGCAGA TTATCAGGTAAGAGTAGAGTTTCAATTGAAAAGCTCGGAGGGACAAAAGTGGTGGCAATTAGCGAGTATTACAAGAAACAGGGAAATATTACTTCTGGTAAAG GAATTACATTGAACCCTGATGAATGGTCAGCATTTTGTTCAAGTTTTACCGATATAGAAGAAGCCATCACAAAGATGGAATCAAAGATGAG AGATAATGGCAACGGAAAGAAGCAAACTGAACCAGGACCTTCAAATCCATCTAATAGGCCGGCTTATGAAGCCGACACTTGCCATCCGCTCATCCCCATCGCAACCGCACGTTTCACTGGCAAAAATTATTACTGCTGGAGACGCCAAATGGAGTTCTTTTTAAACCAGGTAAAAATATTTTACGTCCTCGTTACACCATGCCCAAAATTCCCCGTTGCAGTAGAAGCATCTTTTGAAGAAATCAACCGTTCAAAATCCCATGCACAAAAGTGGATAAATGACGATTACATCTGTCGCCACACTATCTTAAACTCACTATCGGACCATCTCTTTGACCAATACTCGGTCAAAACTCTGAATGCTAAAGAACTTTGGGACGATCTTAACTCGTCGTATGCTGATGATTACGGAACAAACACATCTCACGTCAACAATTACATTAATTTTCAAATGGTTGACGGGGTTTCTGTTCTTGAACAAGTTCACGAGCTTCACCGGATTGCAGATATTATAAGTACGTCTGGGACAGCCATTGATGAAAAGTTTCATGTCGGTGTGATTATTTCGAAACTCCCGCCTTCTTGGAAACATATTCAGACGAAATTGATGCAACAGGAGTGTTTAACGCTTGATAATTTGGTGTACATGTTAAAGGATGAGGAAGATTCCAGAAGTCAACAGAAAAGAGTCAATGGATCAAGAAAGAAAGACATGAGGAAGGTGTGCTTTGGATGTCACCAAGAGGGCCACTTGCGACGAGACTGTCCTTTGACCAAATCGGGTAACATTGATCGTAACAACCAATAG
- the LOC110863788 gene encoding cytochrome P450 703A2 has product MDLQSFISVLAFIVVSRVIQLWYVQQRVTQNTTHRLPPGPPRWPIVGNLLQLGPLPHRDLASFCERYGPLVYLRLGKVDAITTNDPNIIREILVKQDDVFASRPQTLAAVHLAYNCGDVALAPFGPRWKWMRRICMEQLLTTKRLESFAKQRASEAQHLVQDVWALSQANGPINLREVLGGFSMNNVTRMLLGKQYFGSGSAGPKEAMEFMHITHELFWLLGLIYLGDYLPFWRWIDPYGCEKKMREVEKRVDDFHMKIIEEHRQRKKNGEQKDEGIMDFVDVLLSLPGEDSKDHMDDRQIKALVQDMIAAATDTSAVTNEWAMAEVIKHPHVLRKIQEELDNVVGPDRMVSESDLSNLNYLRCVVRETFRMHPAGPFLIPHESLRATEINGYYIPAKTRVFINTHGLGRNTVLWDDINVFHPERHLTSDGSRVEISHGDDFKILPFSAGKRKCPGAPLGVTLVLMALARLFHCFDWSPPDGLKCEDIDTQEIYGMTMPKAKPLMAVAKPRLASHMYQ; this is encoded by the coding sequence ATGGACCTCCAATCTTTTATTAGTGTCCTTGCGTTTATTGTTGTATCAAGAGTTATACAATTATGGTATGTTCAACAAAGGGTCACTCAAAACACGACTCATAGACTCCCACCAGGTCCACCAAGGTGGCCCATAGTTGGAAATCTTCTCCAACTTGGGCCGCTGCCTCATAGAGACCTGGCTTCTTTCTGTGAACGTTATGGACCTTTGGTTTATCTACGTTTGGGGAAAGTGGATGCCATCACCACCAATGACCCTAACATCATCCGCGAGATACTTGTTAAACAAGATGATGTTTTCGCATCCCGACCTCAAACCCTAGCCGCGGTTCACTTAGCTTACAATTGCGGTGATGTCGCACTAGCACCTTTCGGCCCTCGTTGGAAATGGATGCGAAGGATATGCATGGAACAACTTCTCACAACAAAGAGACTCGAATCGTTCGCGAAGCAACGCGCATCCGAAGCCCAACATTTGGTACAAGATGTATGGGCCTTGTCTCAAGCCAATGGCCCAATTAACCTAAGAGAAGTTTTAGGTGGTTTCTCTATGAACAATGTGACCCGAATGTTGTTAGGTAAACAATACTTCGGGTCAGGCTCAGCCGGGCCGAAAGAGGCCATGGAGTTTATGCACATAACCCATGAGCTCTTTTGGCTACTAGGCTTGATCTATTTGGGCGATTATCTACCATTTTGGCGATGGATCGACCCGTATGGTTGTgagaagaaaatgagagaagtgGAGAAAAGGGTGGATGATTTTCACATGAAAATCATTGAAGAACATAGgcaaagaaagaagaatggagaaCAAAAAGATGAAGGAATTATGGACTTTGTTGATGTTTTATTATCTTTGCCAGGTGAAGATAGTAAAGATCATATGGATGATAGACAAATCAAAGCTCTAGTTCAAGATATGATAGCTGCGGCAACAGATACTTCAGCGGTAACTAACGAATGGGCAATGGCTGAAGTAATCAAACATCCACACGTTCTTCGAAAGATCCAAGAAGAGCTAGACAACGTTGTAGGCCCTGACCGTATGGTCTCGGAGTCAGATTTGTCGAATCTGAACTACCTACGATGCGTGGTTCGAGAAACCTTTCGTATGCACCCAGCGGGACCGTTTCTCATCCCACATGAGTCACTACGTGCCACGGAGATCAATGGCTATTACATTCCTGCCAAGACCAGAGTGTTCATTAACACTCATGGTCTTGGGCGGAACACTGTCTTATGGGATGACATTAATGTGTTCCACCCAGAACGACATTTGACTAGTGACGGATCTCGAGTGGAGATTAGTCACGGAGACGATTTCAAAATCTTACCGTTTAGTGCGGGGAAGAGGAAGTGTCCGGGCGCACCACTTGGCGTGACACTTGTTTTGATGGCGTTGGCTCGACTTTTCCATTGCTTTGATTGGAGCCCACCCGATGGCTTGAAATGTGAGGATATAGATACACAAGAAATATATGGTATGACGATGCCTAAAGCCAAACCGTTAATGGCCGTTGCAAAGCCCCGTTTAGCAAGTCATATGTATCAATGA
- the LOC118479705 gene encoding uncharacterized protein LOC118479705: MLLFRQKFLAKLAASTESSSHAGSYIMCSVEDEFLKNDVFSPIAYLGSILEPKKVVVVGTIVAIVSDKMWYYDGCNYCKSKVEQKFETYDKDDGTSDVKDEKLYQCSNKDCNGKEVFPLSRFKIPVRVQDSTGTVTLTLFDHEAMKFVGKTAKELIEIQDEVIYIYTLLKISCN, translated from the exons ATGCTATTGTTTAGGCAAAA GTTTCTTGCAAAACTTGCTGCTTCAACTGAGTCGAGTAGCCATGCTGGGTCATATATCATGTGTTCTGTCGAAGATGAATTTTTAAAGAACGATGTTTTTTCACCAATTGCTTATCTTGGATCAATCCTAGAG CCAAAGAAAGTTGTTGTTGTTGGGACTATCGTTGCAATTGTTTCAGATAAGATGTGGTATTATGATGGGTGCAACTATTGCAAGTCCAAAGTTGAGCAAAAGTTTGAAACATATGATAAGGATGATGGAACAAGTGATGTTAAAGATGAGAAGTTGTATCAATGTTCTAACAAGGATTGTAATGGTAAAGAAGTTTTCCCGTTGTCCAG GTTCAAAATACCGGTTCGTGTTCAAGATTCAACTGGTACGGTGACACTTACATTGTTTGATCATGAGGCGATGAAGTTTGTTGGTAAAACTGCAAAGGAACTTATAGAAATTCAGGACGAggttatttatatttatactttATTAAAAATCAGTTGtaattaa
- the LOC110864837 gene encoding cyclic pyranopterin monophosphate synthase, mitochondrial produces MFHRLSALMLPKSRRLFCSSSSHDLASTIAELNKEMEFVFGEAPPTSITGSSESQPVSQDSEFISTENIKNESKLTHVSVKGEAQMVDVSHKDISKRVAIASCKVILGKTVYDLVSANHIAKGDVLSVAKIAGITGAKQTSNLIPLCHNIDLTHVRVDLRLNHDKYCVEIEGEAASTGKTGVEMEAMTAVTLAGLTVYDMCKAASKDIQITDVRLEHKIGGKSGNWSREK; encoded by the exons ATGTTTCATCGTCTGTCAGCCTTGATGTTACCTAAATCAAGAAGGTTATTTTGCAGTAGCAGCAGCCATGATCTTGCCAGCACTATTGCTGAACTTAACAAG GAGATGGAATTTGTTTTCGGTGAAGCTCCACCTACAAGTATTACCGGTTCAAGCGAAAGTCAACCCGTTTCTCAAGATTCCGAGTTCATATCCACCGAAAATATAAAAAATGAATCCAAACTGACCCATGTTAGCGTCAAAGGTGAAGCACAAATGGTGGACGTCTCTCACAAAGATATTAGCAAAAGAGTCGCTATCGCTAGCTGCAAAGTTATTTTAGGAAAAACTGTATACGATTTAGTTTCCGCTAACCATATTGCAAAGGGAGATGTCCTTAGTGTGGCAAAAATAGCAGGAATAACAGGAGCAAAGCAGACTAGTAACCTTATCCCGCTATGCCACAATATTGATTTAACGCATGTTCGGGTCGATTTAAGACTGAACCATGATAAATATTGTGTTGAGATAGAAGGGGAGGCTGCTTCAACGGGGAAAACTGGGGTCGAGATGGAAGCGATGACAGCTGTCACACTTGCGGGACTGACGGTGTATGATATGTGTAAGGCTGCTTCGAAGGATATTCAGATTACGGATGTGCGTTTGGAACACAAAATTGGAGGGAAGAGTGGTAATTGGTCCAGGGAGAAATGA
- the LOC110864840 gene encoding uncharacterized protein LOC110864840, whose translation MAAAEARAAWQRTANRYFVQEDAKRAPKLACVPPSSSSSLSKQIDTRPPTTEITDFAPPTVNSMYSNLSPDSRWWLQLQPNHVHQNDLNNEKVNTLESENSHQFVDVMDCGSTVKVDHLGEESYEFVEMDSVCKEVDEFGLDSEFPHWMESEKIHELPWWRMADTDDLASFVAQRSHGFIENCDLPSPHNTSFKMETYAHVQSPHKEDVISTSLGSSMPQKHQYQNAASPNASLGPVSHLSPRSSDSTVHEGSGTPEMDPSKRKLLEALCHSQTRAREAEKAAKRAYEEKEHIVKLIFKQASQLFAYKQWVYLLQLENLCNQIKTNKIKPVFPPSPWHVPRRKTRRNLPVKKKTREKHGLGVPRCKHDIGKYAVAFAVGLGLVGAGLLLGWTVGWMFV comes from the exons ATGGCTGCAGCAGAAGCAAGAGCAGCATGGCAACGAACGGCTAACCGTTATTTTGTTCAAGAAGATGCTAAAAGGGCACCTAAGTTAGCATGTGTGCCTccatcatcatcgtcttcattgtCTAAACAAATCGACACGAGACCTCCGACGACTGAAATTACCGATTTTGCCCCTCCAACGGTCAACTCGATGTACTCGAATCTCTCTCCGGATTCAAGATGGTGGCTTCAGTTGCAGCCTAACCATGTACACCAAAATGATTTGAATAATGAAAAAGTCAACACTTTAGAGTCCGAAAATTCTCATCAGTTTGTCGACGTTATGGATTGTGGGTCAACCGTCAAGGTTGACCATTTAGGGGAGGAATCATATGAGTTTGTGGAGATGGATTCGGTTTGTAAAGAAGTGGATGAGTTCGGTTTGGACTCTGAGTTTCCTCATTGGATGGAGAGTGAGAAGATCCACGAGCTGCCTTGGTGGCGAATGGCTGATACAGACGACCTGGCGTCCTTTGTGGCGCAGAGATCACACGGTTTCATTGAGAATTGCGATTTACCGTCACCTCACAACACAAGTTTCAAGATGGAAACATATGCTCATGTTCAATCCCCGCATAAAGAAGACGTTATCTCTACCTCTTTAGGAAGTTCAATGCCACAAAAGCACCAATATCAAAATGCAGCTAGCCCGAATGCCAGTTTGGGGCCAGTCAG CCATTTAAGCCCACGGAGCAGCGACAGCACAGTTCATGAAGGTTCCGGAACACCTGAGATGGATCCAAGCAAGCGAAAGCTTCTAGAAGCACTCTGCCATTCTCAAACACGAGCACGAGAAGCAGAAAAAGCAGCCAAACGAGCATACGAGGAGAAGGAACACATTGTGAAGCTAATATTCAAACAAGCATCTCAATTATTTGCCTATAAACAATGGGTATATCTTTTACAACTTGAAAATCTTTGTAACCAGATAAAAACCAACAAGATCAAGCCCGTCTTTCCACCTTCCCCATGGCACGTACCCCGCCGAAAAACTCGCAGAAATTTGCCAGTTAAGAAAAAAACACGAGAAAAACACGGTCTTGGTGTTCCTCGTTGCAAACATGATATAGGTAAGTATGCTGTTGCGTTCGCTGTTGGATTAGGACTTGTTGGTGCGGGTTTGCTTCTTGGGTGGACCGTAGGTTGGATGTTTGTCTAG